A genomic window from Salvia splendens isolate huo1 chromosome 11, SspV2, whole genome shotgun sequence includes:
- the LOC121753837 gene encoding uncharacterized membrane protein At4g09580-like isoform X1: MAAPRSVVVEAGCWVLDRDVEKNADSPSEKKLKADRFPLSRWEFAAALGVFLVFSTGLVCIYLTMPTAEYELLKFPRTLSDLRSLKDHLAIYAQLHPAKFILGYCSTYIFMQTFMIPGTIFMSLLAGALFGVVRGLFLVVFNATAGASSCYFLSKLIGRPIVNWLWPEKLRYFQAEIAKRREKLLNYMLFLRVTPTLPNLFINLASPIVDIPFHIFFFATVVGLIPASYITVRAGIALGELKSLKDLYDLKTLVLLFLIGSILLLPTILKRKRVYE, from the exons ATGGCGGCGCCGCGGAGCGTGGTGGTGGAAGCCGGCTGCTGGGTGCTGGATAGAGATGTGGAGAAGAATGCTGACTCTCCGTCGGAGAAGAAGTTGAAAGCGGATAGATTTCCTCTGTCGCGATGGGAATTTGCGGCGGCGCTGGGGGTGTTTCTGGTATTTTCTACTGGATTGGTGTGCATTTACCTCACGATGCCGACTGCGGAGTATGAATTACTAAAGTTTCCCCGTACGCTCTCCGATCTCCGGTCGCTCAA GGATCATCTTGCAATTTATGCTCAGTTACACCCAGCAAAGTTCATTCTTGGTTATTGCTCGACTTACATATTCATGCAGACATTCATGATACCTGGGACGATTTTCATGTCATTACTAGCTGGAGCACTTTTTGGCGTAGTCAGAGGTCTTTTCTTGGTAGTTTTCAACGCCACAGCAGGTGCATCATCCTGCTACTTTTTGTCAAAACTTATTGGCAGGCCTATTGTCAACTGGCTGTGGCCTGAAAAACTGAGATATTTCCAGGCTGAG ATAGCAAAGCGGAGAGAGAAGTTGCTGAATTACATGCTCTTTCTGAGAGTTACTCCAACATTGCCAAACCTGTTTATCAATCTGGCATCACCAATCGTGGATATACCgtttcatattttcttttttgcaaCTGTTGTTGGTCTCATCCCAGCTTCCTATATTACTGTCAGG GCAGGGATTGCTCTTGGTGAACTGAAGTCACTGAAAGACCTCTACGATCTTAAAACGTTGGTCCTGCTTTTCCTCATTGGGTCAATTTTATTACTTCCGACCATTTTGAAGAGGAAGCGGGTGTACGAGTAG
- the LOC121754651 gene encoding uncharacterized protein LOC121754651, translated as MDSAAGETAGETAGDIAGDKALRMIGVNTKNLITQSMLQGSRLGKIPYGGFVKTAKDFGVSRKTVHRIWAEASKQIQRGEPVSIKDRVKGFKRNDQIKLDQNRVRALSVLERSTIRKMAFKLDLSKSTVGRMVKCGDLRPHTNAVKPVLTAVNKVSRMKWALTHVQPVVNNGMLKYHSMHNVVHIDEKWFFMTKTTDRYYLLPDEEEPYRSCKSKRFITKVMFMCAVCRPYVGDSGDVIFDGKIAILPFTTQEPAMRKSKNRPRGTLETKPIQSVNKDVMRECLIHKIIPAIKAKWPDNISKDIFIQQDNARPHIMHNDAEFQSVANTDGFRFHIICQPSNSPDCNVLDLGFFRAIQSIQDDKLARGVDELVANVQAAFDELSAGTLNKVFLTLQGCLTEILKGEGGNGYKTPHINKERLTRLGILPKTLEVEEHIVKAAVEYLQ; from the exons ATGGATTCTGCTGCTGGAGAAACTGCCGGAGAGACAGCCGGAGACATAGCCGGAGATAAAGCCTTGCGAATGATAGGAGTGAACACCAAGAATTTGATAACACAAAGCATGCTACAAGGAAGCCGTTTAGGTAAAATACCATATGGAGGTTTTGTCAAAACAGCCAAGGACTTTGGAGTGAGTAGGAAGACAGTCCATCGAATCTGGGCAGAGGCCAGCAAGCAAATCCAACGTGGTGAACCTGTGAGCATAAAAGATCGCGTTAAAGGCTTCAAGCGCAATGATCAAATTAAGCTAGATCAAAACAGGGTAAGAGCTCTGTCTGTTCTTGAAAGATCCACCATCCGCAAAATGGCTTTCAAGCTAGATTTAAGTAAGAGCACAGTAGGCCGAATGGTGAAATGTGGAGATCTGAGGCCACACACAAATGCTGTTAAGCCGGTGCTTACTGCCGTAAACAAGGTATCAAGAATGAAATGGGCCTTAACTCATGTGCAGCCTGTTGTTAACAATGGTATGCTCAAATACCACTCAATGCACAACGTAGTGCAtatagatgaaaaatggttTTTCATGACAAAGACTACAGATAGGTACTACCTGCTGCCAGATGAGGAAGAACCATATAGGTCATGCAAGTCAAAGAGGTTCATCACAAAGGTGATGTttatgtgtgcagtgtgtagaCCATACGTTGGAGACAGTGGAGATGTCATATTCGATGGAAAAATAGCCATCTTGCCATTCACAACACAAGAGCCAGCAATGAGAAAATCAAAGAACAGGCCAAGAGGCACCTTGGAGACCAAGCCCATTCAATCAGTGAACAAGGATGTAATGAGAGAATGCCTTATTCATAAG ATCATACCAGCAATCAAGGCTAAATGGCCAGATAACATAAGCAAGGACATATTCATCCAACAAGACAATGCCAGACCTCACATCATGCATAATGATGCAGAATTTCAGTCAGTTGCAAACACAGATGGGTTCAGATTCCATATCATTTGCCAACCATCTAACTCTCCTGATTGTAATGTCTTGGATTTAGGATTTTTCAGGGCCATCCAGTCTATACAGGATGACAAATTGGCTAGGGGAGTGGATGAGTTAGTGGCTAATGTGCAAGCAGCCTTTGATGAACTTAGTGCAGGAACATTGAACAAGGTTTTTCTGACTCTTCAAGGATGTTTAACTGAGATTTTGAAGGGGGAAGGGGGGAATGGCTACAAAACTCCACACATTAACAAAGAAAGGTTGACAAGGCTGGGGATACTGCCAAAGACATTGGAGGTTGAAGAACACATAGTGAAAGCTGCAGTGGAATACCTCCAGTAG
- the LOC121753837 gene encoding uncharacterized membrane protein At4g09580-like isoform X2: MAAPRSVVVEAGCWVLDRDVEKNADSPSEKKLKADRFPLSRWEFAAALGVFLVFSTGLVCIYLTMPTAEYELLKFPRTLSDLRSLKDHLAIYAQLHPAKFILGYCSTYIFMQTFMIPGTIFMSLLAGALFGVVRGLFLVVFNATAGASSCYFLSKLIGRPIVNWLWPEKLRYFQAEIAKRREKLLNYMLFLRVTPTLPNLFINLASPIVDIPFHIFFFATVVGLIPASYITVRGLLLVN; encoded by the exons ATGGCGGCGCCGCGGAGCGTGGTGGTGGAAGCCGGCTGCTGGGTGCTGGATAGAGATGTGGAGAAGAATGCTGACTCTCCGTCGGAGAAGAAGTTGAAAGCGGATAGATTTCCTCTGTCGCGATGGGAATTTGCGGCGGCGCTGGGGGTGTTTCTGGTATTTTCTACTGGATTGGTGTGCATTTACCTCACGATGCCGACTGCGGAGTATGAATTACTAAAGTTTCCCCGTACGCTCTCCGATCTCCGGTCGCTCAA GGATCATCTTGCAATTTATGCTCAGTTACACCCAGCAAAGTTCATTCTTGGTTATTGCTCGACTTACATATTCATGCAGACATTCATGATACCTGGGACGATTTTCATGTCATTACTAGCTGGAGCACTTTTTGGCGTAGTCAGAGGTCTTTTCTTGGTAGTTTTCAACGCCACAGCAGGTGCATCATCCTGCTACTTTTTGTCAAAACTTATTGGCAGGCCTATTGTCAACTGGCTGTGGCCTGAAAAACTGAGATATTTCCAGGCTGAG ATAGCAAAGCGGAGAGAGAAGTTGCTGAATTACATGCTCTTTCTGAGAGTTACTCCAACATTGCCAAACCTGTTTATCAATCTGGCATCACCAATCGTGGATATACCgtttcatattttcttttttgcaaCTGTTGTTGGTCTCATCCCAGCTTCCTATATTACTGTCAGG GGATTGCTCTTGGTGAACTGA
- the LOC121753709 gene encoding heat stress transcription factor B-4-like: protein MALMMDGCDGILMSLESQKSVPAPFLTKTYQLVDDPSTDHIVSWGDDDSTFVVWRPPEFARDLLPNYFKHNNFSSFVRQLNTYGFRKIVPDRWEFANDFFKKGEKHLLCEIHRRKTSQPHQHPISPSAPGFFPFPSRVSISPPDSDESPLPQTTGFQNSFAALSEDNERLRRSNTMLISELAHMRKLYNDIIYFVQNHVKPVAPGNSFHHSSMLIGNPRKIPNSSSPSKSSLTVALDTEPPPPPQYRTKLFGVALSSKKRLHPEYTSTTATTNKTRLVLEKEDLGFNLMPPSP from the exons ATGGCTTTGATGATGGACGGCTGCGACGGCATACTCATGTCTTTAGAGTCGCAGAAATCCGTTCCGGCGCCGTTCCTGACGAAGACGTACCAGCTGGTGGACGACCCCTCCACCGACCACATCGTCTCGTGGGGCGACGACGACTCCACCTTCGTCGTGTGGCGCCCCCCAGAGTTCGCCCGCGACCTCCTCCCCAACTActtcaagcacaacaacttCTCCAGCTTCGTCCGCCAGCTCAACACCTAC GGTTTCAGAAAGATCGTCCCAGACCGGTGGGAGTTCGCCAACGACTTCTTCAAGAAGGGCGAGAAGCACCTCCTCTGCGAGATCCACCGCCGCAAAACGTCTCAGCCGCACCAACACCCGATCTCCCCCTCCGCCCCGGGATTCTTCCCCTTCCCCAGCCGCGTCAGCATATCCCCGCCCGATTCCGACGAATCTCCTCTGCCGCAAACCACCGGATTTCAAAACTCATTCGCCGCGCTGTCGGAGGACAACGAGCGGCTGAGACGGAGCAACACCATGCTGATTTCGGAGCTCGCTCACATGAGGAAGCTCTACAACGACATTATCTACTTCGTGCAGAATCACGTCAAGCCCGTGGCGCCCGGCAATTCCTTTCATCATTCTTCGATGTTAATTGGAAACCCTAGAAAAATCCCTAATTCCTCTTCTCCCAGCAAGAGCAGCCTCACGGTAGCGCTCGACACCGAGCCACCACCACCGCCTCAGTATCGAACGAAGCTCTTCGGCGTAGCGCTCTCTTCCAAGAAGAGATTGCACCCTGAGTACACCTCCACGACAGCCACCACCAACAAGACAAGGTTGGTTCTCGAAAAGGAAGATTTAGGATTCAATCTGATGCCTCCTTCTCCATGA